The following coding sequences are from one Canis lupus dingo isolate Sandy chromosome 21, ASM325472v2, whole genome shotgun sequence window:
- the LOC112667497 gene encoding olfactory receptor 51L1: MPRVTMVVWNNNNTLEPIFILKGFPGLECVHSWFSIPFCLAYLVAFIGNVTILSVIWIESSLHQPMYYFLSILALTDLGMSMSTLPTMLAVLWLDAREIQASACYAQLFFIHTFTFLESSVLLAMAFDRFVAICRPLHYTTILNNSVIGKIGLACLLRSMGVVLPTPLLLRHYHYCHVNALSHAFCLHQDVLKLSCSDARISSVYGLCVVITTLGMDSVFILLSYVLILNAVLGIASHEERLKALNTCVSHICVVLIFFVPVIGVSMVHRFGKHLSPIVHIIMADIYLLFPPVLNPIVYSVRTKQIRIRIFHKLRLGRRL, from the coding sequence ATGCCAAGGGTCACCATGGTGGTCTGGAATAACAATAACACTCTGGAGCCCATATTTATTCTGAAGGGATTTCCTGGGTTGGAGTGTGTTCATTCTTGGTTCTCAATCCCTTTCTGTCTTGCATACTTGGTAGCATTTATTGGTAATGTCACCATCCTCTCTGTCATCTGGATAGAGTCCTCACTCCACCAGCCCATGTATTACTTTCTTTCCATCTTGGCACTGACTGACCTAGGCATGTCCATGTCCACACTTCCCACCATGCTTGCTGTGTTATGGCTGGATGCTAGAGAGATCCAGGCAAGTGCTTGCTATGCTCAGCTCTTCTTCATCCACACGTTCACATTCCTGGAGTCTTCGGTGCTATTGGCCATGGCCTTCGATCGTTTTGTTGCTATCTGCCGTCCACTGCACTACACCACCATCCTTAACAACAGTGTAATAGGCAAGATTGGCTTGGCCTGCTTGCTAAGAAGCATGGGAGTTGTACTTCCTACACCTTTGCTACTGAGACATTATCACTACTGCCATGTCAATGCCCTTTCCCATGCCTTCTGTTTGCACCAAGACGTTCTCAAATTGTCCTGTTCAGATGCCAGGATCAGCAGTGTCTATGGACTGTGTGTAGTCATCACCACACTGGGCATGGATTCAGTCTTCATACTTCTTTCTTATGTCCTGATTTTGAATGCTGTGCTGGGCATAGCATCTCATGAAGAGCGGCTAAAGGCACTCAACACATGTGTGTCCCATATCTGCGTGGTGCTCATTTTCTTTGTGCCAGTTATTGGGGTGTCAATGGTCCATCGCTTTGGGAAACATCTGTCTCCCATAGTTCACATCATCATGGCTGATATTTACTTGCTTTTCCCCCCAGTACTTAACCCTATTGTCTATAGTGTCAGGACAAAGCAGATTCGTATAAGAATTTTCCACAAGTTAAGACTAGGGAGGAGGCTTTAA
- the LOC112667852 gene encoding olfactory receptor 51G2-like, giving the protein MSVFNSSVLYPRFLLTGLSGLESRYSLISIPIFLVYATSIVGNITILVIIRTESSLHQPMYYFLSMLALTDLGLSTTTLPTMFSVFWFHAREISFNACLVQMYFIHVFSIIESAVLLAMAFDRFVAIREPLRYVTILTNGVIIGIGLAIAGRALALVFPASFLLKRLQYRPVNILSYPFCLHQDLIKTTVSSRWVSSIYGLMVVICSMGLDSVLLLLSYILILGTVLSIASKTERIKALNTCISHICAVLTFYTPMIGLSMIHRYGQNASPIVHVLMANVYLLVPPLMNPIVYSVKTKQIRDRILRKFKQQKA; this is encoded by the coding sequence ATGTCTGTCTTCAATAGCTCTGTCCTATACCCTCGCTTCCTCCTAACAGGCCTCTCAGGCCTTGAAAGCAGATATAGCTTGATTTCTATCCCCATCTTCTTGGTCTATGCCACCTCAATTGTAGGAAACATTACCATCCTAGTTATCATCAGAACTGAGTCTTCCCTCCACCAACCAATGTACTACTTTCTATCAATGCTGGCACTGACTGATCTGGGCCTATCCACGACAACCTTGCCTACAATGTTCAGTGTCTTCTGGTTCCATGCCCGGGAGATCTCCTTTAATGCTTGCCTGGTCCAGATGTACTTCATTCATGTTTTCTCAATTATTGAGTCAGCTGTGCTGTTGGCCATGGCCTTTGACCGCTTTGTAGCAATCCGAGAGCCCCTGCGTTATGTGACCATTCTAACCAATGGTGTGATCATTGGGATTGGGTTGGCAATTGCTGGAAGGGCCTTGGCTCTGGTTTTTCCAGCTTCCTTCCTCCTAAAGAGGCTTCAATATCGTCCTGTCAATATTCTCTCCTACCCATTCTGCCTACACCAGGATCTGATAAAAACAACTGTATCCAGTCGTTGGGTCAGCAGCATCTATGGCCTCATGGTGGTCATTTGCTCCATGGGACTTGATTCagtgcttctcctcctctcctatATCCTCATCCTTGGCACAGTGTTGAGTATAGCCTCCAAGACAGAGAGGATTAAAGCGCTCAACACCTGCATCTCCCACATATGTGCTGTACTCACTTTCTATACACCAATGATTGGGCTATCTATGATCCATCGCTATGGGCAGAATGCTTCCCCAATTGTCCATGTGCTCATGGCCAATGTCTACTTGCTGGTTCCACCCCTCATGAATCCTATTGTCTACAGTGTCAAGACCAAGCAGATTCGTGACAGAATCCTCAGGAAATTCAAGCAACAGAAAGCTTAG